A part of Cotesia glomerata isolate CgM1 linkage group LG4, MPM_Cglom_v2.3, whole genome shotgun sequence genomic DNA contains:
- the LOC123263208 gene encoding uncharacterized protein LOC123263208 isoform X1: MTDYVFIEDNFLYSLKMNAIIDFNGFYNSGNEYVIKEYSIRLIRDGTNEETDGLHRVSKKLTGWKVLSKNARNRYRDYFKTYGISWKTGTHGHKFIVKELWDVLRNSRTIYLLYEGKRNMLANYLGDELNFRFEYFKEMGFDFKPDLHTECRYHEHPKKNNCANDNVSKMVEWFTARITDFLRGNLIIVIDFNGWYFSDEEYMIKEYAMYFIHNKTNQVIFRDLQVSKAPVLWDQLDKYKRNEWEAYYRIYGIEWNHGTCDTESIKKNLKDKFRSSQEIYVRDQKNHNLLKKYLDYDFEASRLTDMNLEFEDKMATKCKNHIQRSKNNCANDNASKMISLLSQTFNQPKLNIVIDFNGCMINKKYVVKEYSLYVVENETYEVIRNDFEVSRPPIKKEQLNKKFQDKCTDYTNEFGIDWDYGTRDYETIKKYLQQEFRNSYKIYVIRKTKYRLLQNYLNGKLRSNFVYLKKLGFEFKPKMSTSCSNHQEPLNKNCANDNVEEMLSWLQDKKPEANNVTKINFSGLTMPKFERPIKFQASNETKAEDNGSKRFKFNRETEPEVSDTTSSVPSPPMQKSTIERSLLPNPPPIPKSSSAASLIPSPPPMAKNDSVQNLIPNPPPMSKSSSLASLVPTPPPMTKIGSVENLIPNPPPMSKSSSIASLVPTPPPMLNGGSVQNLIPTPPPMSKSNSSASLTPSSVPMSKSNSLASLIPSPPMQKTTSERSLLPNPPPILKSSSAASPMTKIGSVKNLKPNSPPMSISSSLLSLLSSSPSMSESSSLANLTPNPPMEKTASEGSILSNPPPMQKFSSAASLVPSPPPMTKIGSEKNLTPISPPMLNASNAVNAVASSSTISKSNSFAEPNVSDPNKNTISFLDDLNNAIHRLKPVKKNR, encoded by the exons ATGACCGATTACGTCTTTATAGAAGACAATTTcttatattcattaaaaatgaatgcAATAATTGATTTCAATGGTTTCTACAACTCCGGCAACGAATATGTCATAAAAGAATACTCGATTCGATTGATTCGTGATGGGACTAATGAAGAAACGGATGGTTTACATCGAGTATCAAAAAAGTTAACGGGGTGGAAGGTTTTATCTAAAAATGCTCGAAATAGATACAGAGATTATTTCAAGACTTATGGAATATCTTGGAAAACAGGGACGCATGGccataaatttattgttaaagaGTTATGGGACGTATTGCGTAATAGCAGAACGATTTACCTTCTGTACGAAGGCAAACGCAATATGCTAGCTAATTATCTCGGCGACGAACTAAACTTTAGATTTGAATACTTCAAAGAGATGGGCTTCGACTTCAAACCTGATTTACACACAGAATGCCGGTACCACGAAcatccaaaaaaaaacaactgcGCAAATGATAACGTTTCAAAAATGGTGGAATGGTTTACTGCCAGGATTACCGATTTTTTAAGGGGAAATCTTATTATTGTCATCGATTTCAACGGTTGGTATTTCTCTGACGAAGAGTATATGATCAAAGAATATGCAATGTACTTTATTCACAACAAAACTAACCAAGTTATATTCAGAGACCTTCAAGTATCGAAAGCTCCTGTTCTTTGGGACCAATTGGACAAATACAAACGGAACGAGTGGGAGGCTTATTATCGTATTTATGGAATTGAATGGAATCACGGTACATGTGATACTGAGTctatcaaaaaaaatcttaaagatAAATTTCGTTCATCACAAGAAATTTACGTTCGGGACCAAAAAAACCAtaacttgttaaaaaaatatctcgaTTATGACTTTGAAGCCAGTCGTTTGACTGATATGAACTTGGAATTTGAGGATAAGATGGCAACTAAATGTAAAAATCACATCCAGCGAAGCAAAAACAATTGCGCCAATGATAATGCTTCGAAAATGATATCGTTATTATCACAAACTTTTAATCAACCTAAGCTGAACATTGTTATTGATTTCAATGGGTGCATGATCAACAAAAAGTACGTAGTTAAAGAATACTCGTTGTATGTAGTTGAAAATGAGACTTATGAAGTTATTCGGAATGATTTTGAAGTCTCTAGACCACCAATCAAAAAAGAACAATTGAACAAAAAGTTCCAAGATAAATGTACAGACTACACCAATGAATTTGGGATCGATTGGGATTACGGTACTCGCGATtatgaaacaattaaaaaatatttacaacaaGAATTCCGAAATTCATACAAGATTTATGTGATCCGTAAAACTAAATATCGATTGCTACAAAACTATCTTAACGGTAAACTAAGATCAAATTTCGtatatctgaaaaaattaggatTTGAATTTAAGCCGAAAATGAGTACTTCCTGCTCTAATCATCAAGAGccattaaacaaaaattgcgCGAACGATAACGTTGAGGAAATGCTCAGTTGGTTGCAAGACAAAAAACCAGAAGCCAACAACGTAACAAAGATAAACTTTAGTGGCTTAACAATGCCTAAATTTGAAAGACCGATCAAATTTCAAGCCAGTAATGAAACAAAAGCGGAAGATAATGGCTCCAAACGATTCAAATTCAATCGTGAAACGGAGCCGGAAGTTAGTGATACAACAAGCTCAGTACCTAGTCCACCAATGCAAAAATCTACAATTGAAAGGAGCCTATTACCTAATCCTCCACCAATTCCAAAATCTAGCAGTGCAGCAAGTTTAATACCCAGTCCACCACCAATGGCAAAAAATGATAGTGTACAAAATCTAATTCCTAATCCTCCTCCAATGTCAAAATCTAGTAGTTTAGCAAGCCTAGTACCTACTCCTCCACCAATGACAAAAATTGGTAGTGTAGAAAATCTAATACCTAATCCTCCGCCAATGTCAAAATCTAGTAGTATAGCAAGCCTAGTACCTACTCCTCCACCAATGCTAAATGGTGGTAG TGTACAAAATCTAATACCTACTCCTCCACCGATGTCAAAATCCAATAGTTCAGCAAGCCTAACACCTAGTTCTGTGCCAATGTCAAAATCGAATAGTTTAGCAAGCCTAATACCTAGCCCACCAATGCAAAAAACTACGAGTGAAAGGAGCCTATTACCTAATCCTCCACCAATTCTAAAATCTAGCAGTGCAGCAAGTCCAATGACAAAAATTGGTAGTGTAAAGAACCTAAAACCTAATTCTCCGCCAATGTCAATATCTAGTAGTTTACTAAGCCTACTTTCTAGTTCTCCGTCAATGTCAGAATCTAGTAGTTTAGCAAACCTAACACCTAATCCACCAATGGAAAAAACTGCGAGTGAAGGGAGCATATTATCTAATCCTCCACCAATGCAAAAATTCAGCAGTGCAGCAAGTTTAGTACCCAGTCCACCACCAATGACAAAAATcggtagtgaaaaaaatttaacacctATTTCTCCACCAATGCTTAATGCTAGTAATGCAGTTAATGCAGTAGCTAGTTCTTCAACAATTTCGAAATCAAATAGTTTCGCAGAGCCAAACGTTAGTGATCCGAACAAAAATACAATAAGTTTCTTAGACGACTTAAATAATGCAATTCATAGATTGAAACCCGTGAAAAAAAATAggtga
- the LOC123263208 gene encoding uncharacterized protein LOC123263208 isoform X3 yields MTDYVFIEDNFLYSLKMNAIIDFNGFYNSGNEYVIKEYSIRLIRDGTNEETDGLHRVSKKLTGWKVLSKNARNRYRDYFKTYGISWKTGTHGHKFIVKELWDVLRNSRTIYLLYEGKRNMLANYLGDELNFRFEYFKEMGFDFKPDLHTECRYHEHPKKNNCANDNVSKMVEWFTARITDFLRGNLIIVIDFNGWYFSDEEYMIKEYAMYFIHNKTNQVIFRDLQVSKAPVLWDQLDKYKRNEWEAYYRIYGIEWNHGTCDTESIKKNLKDKFRSSQEIYVRDQKNHNLLKKYLDYDFEASRLTDMNLEFEDKMATKCKNHIQRSKNNCANDNASKMISLLSQTFNQPKLNIVIDFNGCMINKKYVVKEYSLYVVENETYEVIRNDFEVSRPPIKKEQLNKKFQDKCTDYTNEFGIDWDYGTRDYETIKKYLQQEFRNSYKIYVIRKTKYRLLQNYLNGKLRSNFVYLKKLGFEFKPKMSTSCSNHQEPLNKNCANDNVEEMLSWLQDKKPEANNVTKINFSGLTMPKFERPIKFQASNETKAEDNGSKRFKFNRETEPEVSDTTSSVPSPPMQKSTIERSLLPNPPPIPKSSSAASLIPSPPPMAKNDSVQNLIPNPPPMSKSSSLASLVPTPPPMTKIGSVENLIPNPPPMSKSSSIASLVPTPPPMLNGGSVQNLIPTPPPMSKSNSSASLTPSSVPMSKSNSLASLIPSPPMQKTTSERSLLPNPPPILKSSTVQQV; encoded by the exons ATGACCGATTACGTCTTTATAGAAGACAATTTcttatattcattaaaaatgaatgcAATAATTGATTTCAATGGTTTCTACAACTCCGGCAACGAATATGTCATAAAAGAATACTCGATTCGATTGATTCGTGATGGGACTAATGAAGAAACGGATGGTTTACATCGAGTATCAAAAAAGTTAACGGGGTGGAAGGTTTTATCTAAAAATGCTCGAAATAGATACAGAGATTATTTCAAGACTTATGGAATATCTTGGAAAACAGGGACGCATGGccataaatttattgttaaagaGTTATGGGACGTATTGCGTAATAGCAGAACGATTTACCTTCTGTACGAAGGCAAACGCAATATGCTAGCTAATTATCTCGGCGACGAACTAAACTTTAGATTTGAATACTTCAAAGAGATGGGCTTCGACTTCAAACCTGATTTACACACAGAATGCCGGTACCACGAAcatccaaaaaaaaacaactgcGCAAATGATAACGTTTCAAAAATGGTGGAATGGTTTACTGCCAGGATTACCGATTTTTTAAGGGGAAATCTTATTATTGTCATCGATTTCAACGGTTGGTATTTCTCTGACGAAGAGTATATGATCAAAGAATATGCAATGTACTTTATTCACAACAAAACTAACCAAGTTATATTCAGAGACCTTCAAGTATCGAAAGCTCCTGTTCTTTGGGACCAATTGGACAAATACAAACGGAACGAGTGGGAGGCTTATTATCGTATTTATGGAATTGAATGGAATCACGGTACATGTGATACTGAGTctatcaaaaaaaatcttaaagatAAATTTCGTTCATCACAAGAAATTTACGTTCGGGACCAAAAAAACCAtaacttgttaaaaaaatatctcgaTTATGACTTTGAAGCCAGTCGTTTGACTGATATGAACTTGGAATTTGAGGATAAGATGGCAACTAAATGTAAAAATCACATCCAGCGAAGCAAAAACAATTGCGCCAATGATAATGCTTCGAAAATGATATCGTTATTATCACAAACTTTTAATCAACCTAAGCTGAACATTGTTATTGATTTCAATGGGTGCATGATCAACAAAAAGTACGTAGTTAAAGAATACTCGTTGTATGTAGTTGAAAATGAGACTTATGAAGTTATTCGGAATGATTTTGAAGTCTCTAGACCACCAATCAAAAAAGAACAATTGAACAAAAAGTTCCAAGATAAATGTACAGACTACACCAATGAATTTGGGATCGATTGGGATTACGGTACTCGCGATtatgaaacaattaaaaaatatttacaacaaGAATTCCGAAATTCATACAAGATTTATGTGATCCGTAAAACTAAATATCGATTGCTACAAAACTATCTTAACGGTAAACTAAGATCAAATTTCGtatatctgaaaaaattaggatTTGAATTTAAGCCGAAAATGAGTACTTCCTGCTCTAATCATCAAGAGccattaaacaaaaattgcgCGAACGATAACGTTGAGGAAATGCTCAGTTGGTTGCAAGACAAAAAACCAGAAGCCAACAACGTAACAAAGATAAACTTTAGTGGCTTAACAATGCCTAAATTTGAAAGACCGATCAAATTTCAAGCCAGTAATGAAACAAAAGCGGAAGATAATGGCTCCAAACGATTCAAATTCAATCGTGAAACGGAGCCGGAAGTTAGTGATACAACAAGCTCAGTACCTAGTCCACCAATGCAAAAATCTACAATTGAAAGGAGCCTATTACCTAATCCTCCACCAATTCCAAAATCTAGCAGTGCAGCAAGTTTAATACCCAGTCCACCACCAATGGCAAAAAATGATAGTGTACAAAATCTAATTCCTAATCCTCCTCCAATGTCAAAATCTAGTAGTTTAGCAAGCCTAGTACCTACTCCTCCACCAATGACAAAAATTGGTAGTGTAGAAAATCTAATACCTAATCCTCCGCCAATGTCAAAATCTAGTAGTATAGCAAGCCTAGTACCTACTCCTCCACCAATGCTAAATGGTGGTAG TGTACAAAATCTAATACCTACTCCTCCACCGATGTCAAAATCCAATAGTTCAGCAAGCCTAACACCTAGTTCTGTGCCAATGTCAAAATCGAATAGTTTAGCAAGCCTAATACCTAGCCCACCAATGCAAAAAACTACGAGTGAAAGGAGCCTATTACCTAATCCTCCACCAATTCTAAAATCTAGCA CAGTGCAGCAAGTTTAG
- the LOC123263208 gene encoding uncharacterized protein LOC123263208 isoform X2 produces MTDYVFIEDNFLYSLKMNAIIDFNGFYNSGNEYVIKEYSIRLIRDGTNEETDGLHRVSKKLTGWKVLSKNARNRYRDYFKTYGISWKTGTHGHKFIVKELWDVLRNSRTIYLLYEGKRNMLANYLGDELNFRFEYFKEMGFDFKPDLHTECRYHEHPKKNNCANDNVSKMVEWFTARITDFLRGNLIIVIDFNGWYFSDEEYMIKEYAMYFIHNKTNQVIFRDLQVSKAPVLWDQLDKYKRNEWEAYYRIYGIEWNHGTCDTESIKKNLKDKFRSSQEIYVRDQKNHNLLKKYLDYDFEASRLTDMNLEFEDKMATKCKNHIQRSKNNCANDNASKMISLLSQTFNQPKLNIVIDFNGCMINKKYVVKEYSLYVVENETYEVIRNDFEVSRPPIKKEQLNKKFQDKCTDYTNEFGIDWDYGTRDYETIKKYLQQEFRNSYKIYVIRKTKYRLLQNYLNGKLRSNFVYLKKLGFEFKPKMSTSCSNHQEPLNKNCANDNVEEMLSWLQDKKPEANNVTKINFSGLTMPKFERPIKFQASNETKAEDNGSKRFKFNRETEPEVSDTTSSVPSPPMQKSTIERSLLPNPPPIPKSSSAASLIPSPPPMTKIGSVKNLKPNSPPMSISSSLLSLLSSSPSMSESSSLANLTPNPPMEKTASEGSILSNPPPMQKFSSAASLVPSPPPMTKIGSEKNLTPISPPMLNASNAVNAVASSSTISKSNSFAEPNVSDPNKNTISFLDDLNNAIHRLKPVKKNR; encoded by the exons ATGACCGATTACGTCTTTATAGAAGACAATTTcttatattcattaaaaatgaatgcAATAATTGATTTCAATGGTTTCTACAACTCCGGCAACGAATATGTCATAAAAGAATACTCGATTCGATTGATTCGTGATGGGACTAATGAAGAAACGGATGGTTTACATCGAGTATCAAAAAAGTTAACGGGGTGGAAGGTTTTATCTAAAAATGCTCGAAATAGATACAGAGATTATTTCAAGACTTATGGAATATCTTGGAAAACAGGGACGCATGGccataaatttattgttaaagaGTTATGGGACGTATTGCGTAATAGCAGAACGATTTACCTTCTGTACGAAGGCAAACGCAATATGCTAGCTAATTATCTCGGCGACGAACTAAACTTTAGATTTGAATACTTCAAAGAGATGGGCTTCGACTTCAAACCTGATTTACACACAGAATGCCGGTACCACGAAcatccaaaaaaaaacaactgcGCAAATGATAACGTTTCAAAAATGGTGGAATGGTTTACTGCCAGGATTACCGATTTTTTAAGGGGAAATCTTATTATTGTCATCGATTTCAACGGTTGGTATTTCTCTGACGAAGAGTATATGATCAAAGAATATGCAATGTACTTTATTCACAACAAAACTAACCAAGTTATATTCAGAGACCTTCAAGTATCGAAAGCTCCTGTTCTTTGGGACCAATTGGACAAATACAAACGGAACGAGTGGGAGGCTTATTATCGTATTTATGGAATTGAATGGAATCACGGTACATGTGATACTGAGTctatcaaaaaaaatcttaaagatAAATTTCGTTCATCACAAGAAATTTACGTTCGGGACCAAAAAAACCAtaacttgttaaaaaaatatctcgaTTATGACTTTGAAGCCAGTCGTTTGACTGATATGAACTTGGAATTTGAGGATAAGATGGCAACTAAATGTAAAAATCACATCCAGCGAAGCAAAAACAATTGCGCCAATGATAATGCTTCGAAAATGATATCGTTATTATCACAAACTTTTAATCAACCTAAGCTGAACATTGTTATTGATTTCAATGGGTGCATGATCAACAAAAAGTACGTAGTTAAAGAATACTCGTTGTATGTAGTTGAAAATGAGACTTATGAAGTTATTCGGAATGATTTTGAAGTCTCTAGACCACCAATCAAAAAAGAACAATTGAACAAAAAGTTCCAAGATAAATGTACAGACTACACCAATGAATTTGGGATCGATTGGGATTACGGTACTCGCGATtatgaaacaattaaaaaatatttacaacaaGAATTCCGAAATTCATACAAGATTTATGTGATCCGTAAAACTAAATATCGATTGCTACAAAACTATCTTAACGGTAAACTAAGATCAAATTTCGtatatctgaaaaaattaggatTTGAATTTAAGCCGAAAATGAGTACTTCCTGCTCTAATCATCAAGAGccattaaacaaaaattgcgCGAACGATAACGTTGAGGAAATGCTCAGTTGGTTGCAAGACAAAAAACCAGAAGCCAACAACGTAACAAAGATAAACTTTAGTGGCTTAACAATGCCTAAATTTGAAAGACCGATCAAATTTCAAGCCAGTAATGAAACAAAAGCGGAAGATAATGGCTCCAAACGATTCAAATTCAATCGTGAAACGGAGCCGGAAGTTAGTGATACAACAAGCTCAGTACCTAGTCCACCAATGCAAAAATCTACAATTGAAAGGAGCCTATTACCTAATCCTCCACCAATTCCAAAATCTAGCAGTGCAGCAAGTTTAATACCCAGTCCACCA CCAATGACAAAAATTGGTAGTGTAAAGAACCTAAAACCTAATTCTCCGCCAATGTCAATATCTAGTAGTTTACTAAGCCTACTTTCTAGTTCTCCGTCAATGTCAGAATCTAGTAGTTTAGCAAACCTAACACCTAATCCACCAATGGAAAAAACTGCGAGTGAAGGGAGCATATTATCTAATCCTCCACCAATGCAAAAATTCAGCAGTGCAGCAAGTTTAGTACCCAGTCCACCACCAATGACAAAAATcggtagtgaaaaaaatttaacacctATTTCTCCACCAATGCTTAATGCTAGTAATGCAGTTAATGCAGTAGCTAGTTCTTCAACAATTTCGAAATCAAATAGTTTCGCAGAGCCAAACGTTAGTGATCCGAACAAAAATACAATAAGTTTCTTAGACGACTTAAATAATGCAATTCATAGATTGAAACCCGTGAAAAAAAATAggtga